Proteins from one Lacrimispora sphenoides genomic window:
- a CDS encoding BglG family transcription antiterminator, with the protein MENRLLEIFRLVCQSNREFTVRELAQQFSVSSRTIYSDIKKLNELLEASGYSEINADKGKMFYTEPLMIEFESLIHSTPAFVLSNLRIRRLRITTSILLSGDQFTVDDLLKELDISRNTLIGDLKEVREMLSFHSIAVEATPFKGYRISGKEQNIRNLLILSISEDPLFFEDRAGKEDMQILYSCEAFLDDVARRLNVELSDVSFNRMLIAFYVTYARISIGKAFTGGPKDVLTREEKAFVERHEEIEAIFGREVSIDDCFYLANKLAEASVVKSEELLSEKWLPFNLVTNQFIDAVAQEYSFEAFRTDSKLYEGLLNHLRPAYKRALAGEWAENPLLSYVLENFYQLNKAVEKSVKVLEEELKVHFNEHEISYFTLFFASVIERNEKQIRRTPNVIIVCNAGISTSEILKSRLQAIFHVNILGTFSVRNAALWLKEHTPDLIISTVPFKWKDTKVLKVSPYLSDYDIKEIQSQLSFLTARIHMAEVMNIIGKYVEIEDHKLAPLKNELSIYLGITENSEPKKGIYQPMLKEILTTELIKAKFEAASRDEAVKESGRLLVDKGLADESYIQAMLKNVEVNGTYIVISPGIAMPHARPEEGALDIGLSIVTLKEPVVFGHPKNDPVKIVVGLCAIDHQSHLKALTELADILMDEKKVYEITNANSAEEILQIIKGDSQC; encoded by the coding sequence ATGGAAAACCGACTTTTAGAAATATTCCGCCTTGTCTGCCAGAGCAACCGTGAGTTTACCGTGCGGGAGCTGGCACAGCAGTTTTCTGTAAGCAGCAGAACGATTTACAGTGATATAAAAAAATTAAATGAATTACTGGAGGCTTCCGGATACTCTGAAATCAATGCAGATAAGGGGAAGATGTTTTATACGGAACCGCTGATGATAGAGTTTGAGAGTCTGATCCACTCTACCCCGGCTTTTGTTCTGTCGAATTTAAGAATCCGGCGACTGCGGATCACCACGTCCATACTCTTGTCCGGGGATCAGTTCACGGTGGATGACTTGTTGAAGGAACTTGATATTTCAAGAAATACCCTCATCGGTGATTTAAAGGAAGTAAGGGAAATGCTCAGCTTTCATTCCATCGCAGTAGAGGCCACACCCTTTAAAGGGTACCGGATTTCCGGTAAAGAGCAAAACATCAGGAATCTTCTGATTCTTTCCATCAGTGAGGATCCGCTGTTTTTTGAGGACAGGGCAGGAAAGGAAGATATGCAGATCCTGTATTCCTGTGAAGCCTTTCTTGATGATGTAGCAAGACGGCTTAATGTAGAACTAAGCGATGTATCATTTAACCGTATGCTGATCGCCTTTTATGTCACTTATGCAAGGATCTCCATCGGAAAAGCGTTCACCGGAGGACCAAAGGATGTTTTAACGAGAGAAGAAAAGGCATTTGTGGAACGGCATGAAGAAATTGAAGCGATATTCGGCAGGGAAGTATCGATTGATGACTGCTTTTATCTGGCCAATAAACTGGCAGAAGCATCTGTTGTCAAATCCGAGGAGCTGTTATCTGAAAAATGGCTGCCCTTTAATCTGGTAACGAACCAGTTTATCGATGCAGTGGCACAGGAATACTCCTTTGAAGCTTTTCGAACCGATTCCAAGCTTTATGAGGGACTGCTCAACCATCTGCGTCCTGCCTATAAGCGGGCTTTGGCTGGGGAATGGGCTGAAAATCCATTATTGAGCTATGTTTTGGAAAATTTCTACCAGCTTAATAAAGCAGTGGAAAAGAGTGTAAAGGTACTTGAAGAAGAGCTTAAAGTGCATTTTAATGAGCACGAGATATCATATTTCACATTGTTTTTTGCTTCCGTAATAGAAAGAAATGAAAAACAGATCCGCAGGACGCCCAATGTCATCATTGTCTGCAACGCAGGAATCAGCACTTCTGAGATATTAAAAAGCAGGCTGCAGGCAATCTTCCATGTGAATATATTGGGGACATTCAGTGTGAGAAATGCGGCACTGTGGCTGAAGGAACATACTCCGGACCTGATCATATCCACGGTACCTTTTAAGTGGAAGGACACAAAGGTACTGAAAGTAAGCCCTTATTTATCGGATTATGACATAAAGGAAATACAGAGCCAATTGTCATTTTTAACTGCCAGGATCCATATGGCCGAGGTGATGAACATTATTGGCAAATATGTGGAAATCGAGGATCATAAGCTGGCGCCTTTAAAAAATGAATTGAGTATATATTTGGGAATTACAGAAAATTCAGAACCAAAGAAAGGAATTTATCAACCGATGTTAAAAGAAATTTTGACCACAGAATTAATAAAAGCAAAATTTGAGGCCGCCAGTCGGGATGAAGCCGTTAAGGAAAGCGGCAGGCTCCTTGTAGATAAGGGGCTGGCAGATGAGTCTTACATCCAGGCAATGCTAAAAAATGTTGAGGTGAACGGAACCTATATCGTAATCTCACCGGGAATCGCCATGCCGCACGCAAGACCTGAGGAAGGCGCCCTGGATATCGGCCTTAGTATTGTAACGCTAAAAGAACCCGTTG
- a CDS encoding MurR/RpiR family transcriptional regulator — protein sequence MEINNLGLLNSLSLIVNAGKSDNIEYVLAQYILKNLYRISSVSISEITEECFTSISAIRRFCEQLGYDNFSKLKSSVTKLVFPSNLRYRDIEEYYNYQSHIKNLINDMIIDIDEHFNFEKISFLCQLLHRDVNIVFLCANNTSGTIAKFQQELMFASKVTHVISNSFTKNNVLKSFNAEDIIITVSASGKFAELSFEFVKSLKGHKFLITGNRDQSLKSAYEDVFYISKNSISNDYLSIYGKYGITYILDLLSMQYIFLYS from the coding sequence GTGGAAATCAATAACTTAGGTCTCTTAAACTCTTTATCATTAATAGTTAACGCAGGAAAATCAGATAATATTGAATATGTATTAGCACAGTACATTTTAAAGAATCTATATAGAATTTCCAGTGTTAGTATTTCAGAAATCACAGAGGAATGCTTTACATCCATATCAGCCATCAGAAGATTCTGCGAACAACTGGGATACGATAATTTCAGCAAATTAAAAAGTTCAGTGACTAAATTAGTATTTCCAAGTAATTTAAGATATAGGGATATTGAAGAATATTACAATTATCAAAGCCATATAAAAAACCTTATTAATGACATGATTATAGATATCGATGAGCATTTTAATTTTGAAAAGATAAGTTTTTTATGTCAGCTGCTTCATAGAGATGTTAATATCGTATTCTTATGTGCAAACAATACCAGCGGAACAATCGCAAAGTTTCAGCAGGAATTAATGTTTGCATCTAAGGTCACTCATGTTATTTCAAATTCATTTACTAAGAACAATGTTTTAAAATCTTTCAATGCTGAGGATATCATAATTACTGTATCAGCATCTGGAAAGTTTGCAGAGCTGTCATTTGAATTTGTTAAAAGTTTAAAAGGCCATAAATTTTTAATAACAGGAAACAGGGATCAAAGTTTAAAAAGTGCTTATGAAGATGTTTTTTATATAAGTAAGAATAGTATCTCAAATGACTACCTTAGTATTTATGGGAAATATGGCATTACCTATATACTTGATTTATTATCCATGCAATATATATTTTTATATTCTTAG
- a CDS encoding M24 family metallopeptidase: protein MIQLKEIKAPELEQDLVPVALSDETMEERKEKLLAKMKEKGYDTVVIYADLEHGSNFEYICGFLPRFEEALLVLHSCGKAYMVLGNENLNKAAKSRIEVTAVHMPYFSLPNQPMETEKSVAEIFMQCGLEKAKNIGFVGWKNFTGKTEDNTALYDIPYFIVQAIMSNCREARFSNAAGLFIGDGGVRTTNNANELAHYEFGAALAGNCILEAMEAFDEGKTEMQIAEKLAAFGQPHNVVTIMAAGERFVKANIYPTNKVIKKGDRISITTGFKGGLQSRGGYAVFCEEELPEGEKDYLKKVAIPYYTAVKTWLETIKIGMDGNELYDKIEEVLPKAQYGWSLNPGHLCADEEWLASPVYKGSEERIKSGMLFQIDIIPSVPGYGGISCESGVMLADKALREAIKKEYPEVWNRIQKRRAYIMEELAIKLPEEVIPTSNATAYCRPFLLNKRAAFTGSK, encoded by the coding sequence ATGATACAGCTAAAAGAAATAAAAGCGCCGGAATTAGAGCAGGATCTTGTACCAGTTGCATTAAGTGATGAAACAATGGAAGAAAGAAAAGAAAAGTTGTTGGCAAAGATGAAAGAAAAAGGTTATGATACTGTTGTTATCTATGCCGATTTGGAACACGGAAGTAATTTTGAATACATATGCGGTTTCCTGCCACGTTTTGAAGAGGCCTTATTAGTGCTTCATTCCTGTGGTAAGGCGTATATGGTATTAGGAAATGAGAATTTGAACAAAGCAGCAAAATCAAGAATTGAAGTGACGGCTGTGCACATGCCGTATTTTTCCCTTCCAAACCAGCCGATGGAGACAGAGAAAAGTGTGGCTGAAATTTTCATGCAGTGCGGATTGGAAAAAGCAAAAAATATTGGTTTTGTTGGTTGGAAGAATTTTACCGGCAAAACCGAGGATAATACTGCATTATATGATATTCCTTACTTTATCGTACAAGCAATCATGAGCAACTGCAGGGAAGCCAGATTTTCTAATGCTGCGGGCTTATTCATTGGTGATGGAGGCGTACGTACCACAAACAATGCCAATGAACTAGCACATTATGAATTCGGGGCTGCACTTGCAGGAAATTGTATATTAGAAGCAATGGAAGCGTTTGATGAAGGAAAAACAGAAATGCAGATTGCAGAAAAATTAGCTGCATTTGGACAGCCTCATAATGTTGTAACAATCATGGCGGCTGGGGAGCGTTTTGTAAAAGCCAATATATACCCAACCAATAAAGTAATTAAAAAAGGAGACCGTATTTCAATTACAACGGGATTCAAGGGTGGATTGCAAAGCCGCGGCGGATATGCGGTATTTTGCGAAGAGGAGTTGCCGGAAGGTGAAAAAGACTACTTGAAGAAGGTAGCAATTCCCTACTACACTGCGGTAAAGACTTGGTTAGAAACGATTAAGATTGGTATGGACGGAAATGAATTATATGATAAGATAGAGGAAGTGCTGCCAAAAGCCCAGTATGGATGGTCATTAAACCCCGGTCACCTATGTGCCGATGAAGAATGGCTTGCTTCTCCGGTATACAAAGGTTCTGAGGAACGAATAAAGAGTGGAATGCTGTTCCAGATTGATATCATTCCATCCGTTCCCGGTTATGGCGGAATCAGCTGTGAGAGCGGAGTTATGCTGGCTGACAAGGCATTACGGGAAGCAATAAAAAAAGAATATCCGGAAGTGTGGAATCGAATCCAGAAACGCAGGGCTTATATCATGGAAGAATTGGCAATCAAACTTCCGGAAGAAGTCATTCCAACAAGTAATGCGACTGCTTACTGCCGCCCATTCTTACTCAATAAGAGAGCGGCATTCACAGGTTCCAAATGA
- a CDS encoding M81 family metallopeptidase gives MKVLIAQFVIESNANIPYKSRLENFNLLFGEDCIREMKCEDVFGREGVEIIPSIYANAAAGGVLEKDAFDFIENRILEDVKKHIHEIDGIYLHLHGASEVEDLEGGSGDHHIVKEIRKLVGPYLPVAVVCDPHGNLSKEYVESTTLIRSYRNSPHTDIKETITFVCEKMAALLKTRQNITPVYRKLPMILGGEQSVSADEPVKTINQYLEELEEDKRILSCSWHVGYIRHDCDVAGCGIVVIPATETDQEYANHIADKLAKYVWDKRHEFHYTGLTAPPEEAMKMAVEFKGKPVFITDSGDNVTSGAVGCNTVLLRQVLALVNTSNKKFLFAGINDAEALTKLAGLEEEEKVSISLGMNLDELSAKVDLDVEVKAKGYLAGYSYVGEGNFGDCITIGVKDKPIDIIVSGNNHPFVEIHQFHTAGVNYEDYDIIIVKQGYIFPELKEEGKLTVMSLTQGATLQDTSKLLFKRIMRPMFPIDDI, from the coding sequence ATGAAAGTATTGATAGCCCAATTTGTTATTGAATCCAATGCAAACATTCCGTATAAAAGTAGATTGGAAAATTTTAATCTTTTATTTGGAGAAGATTGCATTCGGGAAATGAAATGTGAAGATGTATTTGGGAGAGAAGGAGTTGAAATCATCCCTTCCATTTATGCCAATGCAGCAGCCGGCGGTGTATTAGAGAAAGATGCCTTTGATTTCATTGAAAATAGAATTTTGGAAGATGTCAAAAAGCACATTCATGAAATTGATGGAATCTACCTTCACCTGCATGGAGCAAGTGAAGTGGAAGATTTAGAGGGCGGATCAGGTGATCACCATATTGTGAAGGAGATCCGCAAATTAGTCGGGCCTTATTTACCGGTTGCAGTGGTTTGTGATCCTCATGGCAACTTATCGAAGGAATATGTTGAAAGCACAACACTGATTCGCAGTTACCGGAATTCACCCCATACAGATATAAAGGAAACGATTACGTTTGTTTGTGAAAAGATGGCAGCACTGTTGAAGACCCGTCAAAATATTACACCGGTATACCGTAAATTACCCATGATTTTAGGAGGGGAACAAAGTGTTTCTGCGGATGAACCAGTTAAAACCATCAATCAATATTTAGAAGAATTAGAAGAAGATAAAAGAATTTTAAGCTGTTCCTGGCATGTAGGATATATCCGCCATGACTGTGATGTTGCAGGATGCGGTATTGTTGTTATCCCCGCAACAGAAACCGACCAGGAATATGCAAATCATATTGCTGATAAATTAGCCAAGTATGTATGGGATAAACGGCATGAATTTCATTATACCGGACTGACTGCACCGCCGGAAGAAGCAATGAAAATGGCGGTAGAATTTAAAGGTAAGCCCGTATTCATCACTGATTCCGGGGATAATGTAACCTCTGGAGCCGTGGGATGCAATACAGTTCTATTGCGCCAGGTGCTGGCACTTGTCAATACCAGTAACAAGAAGTTTTTGTTTGCCGGCATAAATGATGCAGAGGCTTTAACAAAATTAGCCGGTTTGGAAGAAGAGGAGAAAGTATCAATTTCTTTAGGAATGAATTTGGATGAGTTATCCGCAAAAGTAGATTTAGACGTTGAGGTCAAAGCTAAAGGGTATTTGGCCGGATACTCTTATGTAGGAGAAGGGAATTTTGGCGATTGTATTACCATTGGTGTCAAAGATAAACCAATTGATATTATAGTTTCAGGAAATAATCATCCTTTTGTGGAAATACACCAGTTTCATACGGCTGGTGTAAACTATGAAGACTATGATATTATTATTGTTAAACAGGGATATATTTTCCCGGAATTAAAAGAAGAAGGCAAATTAACTGTTATGTCATTAACACAGGGAGCAACGCTGCAGGATACTTCAAAGCTGCTATTCAAACGCATTATGCGTCCAATGTTTCCGATTGATGACATTTAA
- a CDS encoding PTS transporter subunit EIIC, which produces MKYVEMSKQVLEHVGGIENLNHVEHCATRLRLHYNSKKLVNEEALKGIENVLGIVSKAGQVQIIIGPNVNEAYNDFLDVSGWKEGITSETVSLEEPEEKKAMYYVNKFGNFMAAVFMPIVPALITGGMILAFKNLLVNYFGVAMDSGTAVILTSIFSAAFTFLPVYIGFTMAKRLKMEPIMGAFLGGLLVSSNISGAAGLSFLGIGIPVVEYTGSVLPIMLGIGFMYFVDKLFQKYIPETVRYFLKPLCTMIVVVPVTLIILGPIGTVLSTYVGVGITNLMSAIGGIAMPIFAVVYPYMVMLGLDKAIMPIGFNSVATIGYDPAIMVMGYISNLCIGGSALAVATTIRNDKSKKGMITSFGITALCGVTEPAFYGSLIMRPRVLIGTAIGAASAGLVAGIFGLKSYVMGGCPGLLTALFFVEKDGGLGNFFLAAIVSVVAVAVSFVSCKIILSKTE; this is translated from the coding sequence ATGAAATATGTTGAGATGTCAAAGCAAGTATTAGAACATGTCGGTGGTATAGAAAACTTAAATCATGTTGAGCACTGTGCAACCAGGCTTCGTTTACACTACAACAGCAAGAAACTTGTAAATGAAGAAGCATTAAAAGGAATTGAAAATGTCCTGGGCATTGTCAGCAAAGCCGGACAGGTCCAGATTATCATTGGGCCTAATGTGAATGAAGCATATAACGATTTCTTAGATGTGTCAGGCTGGAAAGAAGGCATAACCAGCGAAACAGTTTCCCTGGAAGAACCGGAAGAAAAAAAGGCGATGTACTATGTTAATAAATTTGGTAACTTCATGGCCGCAGTTTTTATGCCGATTGTTCCTGCGCTGATTACAGGCGGAATGATTCTGGCATTTAAAAACTTACTGGTTAACTACTTTGGTGTTGCCATGGATTCTGGTACTGCGGTTATTTTAACTTCGATTTTCAGTGCTGCGTTTACCTTTTTGCCGGTTTACATTGGATTTACAATGGCGAAACGTTTAAAAATGGAACCAATCATGGGCGCATTTTTAGGCGGCCTTTTAGTTAGTTCAAATATTAGCGGGGCAGCAGGATTAAGCTTCTTGGGAATTGGTATTCCGGTGGTAGAATATACAGGCAGTGTATTGCCGATTATGCTAGGCATTGGATTTATGTATTTTGTGGACAAGTTATTCCAGAAGTATATTCCTGAAACCGTGAGATACTTTTTGAAACCATTATGTACAATGATCGTTGTTGTCCCTGTCACTTTAATTATTTTAGGGCCGATAGGAACTGTTTTAAGTACTTATGTAGGTGTTGGAATTACAAACTTAATGAGTGCAATTGGCGGAATAGCCATGCCGATCTTTGCGGTGGTTTACCCTTACATGGTCATGCTGGGATTAGACAAAGCCATTATGCCGATTGGATTTAACAGCGTTGCGACGATTGGATATGATCCGGCGATTATGGTTATGGGATATATCTCGAACCTGTGTATTGGTGGGAGTGCGTTGGCAGTAGCTACAACCATTCGAAACGATAAAAGCAAAAAAGGTATGATTACATCTTTTGGTATCACTGCACTTTGCGGAGTTACGGAACCGGCATTTTATGGATCATTAATCATGAGGCCAAGAGTTTTGATTGGTACTGCAATCGGAGCGGCAAGCGCTGGTTTAGTTGCTGGTATCTTTGGATTAAAGAGCTATGTTATGGGAGGATGCCCAGGATTATTAACAGCTTTGTTCTTTGTTGAGAAAGATGGCGGCTTGGGGAATTTCTTTTTGGCCGCAATCGTATCAGTAGTGGCAGTTGCAGTATCTTTTGTATCATGCAAGATTATTCTTTCAAAAACAGAGTAA
- a CDS encoding glycoside hydrolase family 1 protein produces MSIKGNFLWGSATAAYQCEGGWDEDGKGLNEWDVFNHESSLNINNEDGDVASDFYHRFKEDIDLMAEGNQNTYRFSISWARIIPRGVGEVNPKGIEFYNNVINYCMEKGITPNVTLFHYDLPNEMAKIGGWENRKVVDAFNQYAKVCFENFGDRVKIWSTINEPRYYAYCSYVVGNYPPNYKADFSRFWNVLYNLMLGSAKAVQSYKVLGMKGIIGIVHDNGNVELDPDTKEKELVKLRADIFYNRMVLDTAVFGKIPAELSKVLEDNHVDASFIYEEDIPAFEKGKIDYIGLNLYNRQYITDYSEGETEIFHNNKGKGSKSKEGIRIKDLFETSFDPDVKRNLWGREVYPKCMYNALKEIKAKYGDILVYITENGCGQYETPDDNGYVKDTERIEICSEFIDYMLQAKEEGVNVQGYYMWSSMDLYSWINGYEKRYGIVRVDFKNNNRRIPKESYYWYKALIAAKRGI; encoded by the coding sequence ATGAGTATCAAAGGAAATTTTTTATGGGGCTCGGCAACCGCTGCTTATCAATGTGAAGGAGGTTGGGACGAAGATGGGAAAGGCTTAAATGAATGGGATGTCTTTAACCATGAAAGTTCTCTGAATATTAACAATGAAGATGGTGACGTTGCCAGTGATTTTTACCATAGGTTTAAAGAAGATATAGACCTGATGGCAGAAGGAAACCAAAATACTTATAGATTCTCAATCTCATGGGCCAGAATCATTCCGCGGGGAGTTGGCGAGGTCAATCCGAAAGGTATTGAATTTTATAACAATGTTATTAACTATTGTATGGAAAAAGGAATTACTCCTAATGTGACATTATTTCATTACGACCTCCCCAATGAGATGGCTAAAATCGGCGGATGGGAGAACCGAAAAGTTGTAGATGCTTTTAATCAATATGCAAAAGTGTGCTTTGAAAACTTTGGAGACCGGGTTAAGATTTGGTCTACGATCAATGAACCAAGATATTATGCGTACTGCAGCTATGTTGTAGGAAATTATCCGCCAAACTACAAGGCTGATTTCAGTCGCTTTTGGAACGTTCTTTATAACCTGATGCTGGGTAGTGCGAAAGCCGTTCAAAGCTATAAAGTGTTAGGTATGAAAGGAATCATTGGGATTGTTCATGACAATGGAAATGTTGAATTAGACCCTGACACGAAAGAAAAAGAATTAGTAAAATTAAGAGCTGATATTTTTTACAACCGTATGGTTTTAGATACCGCCGTATTTGGTAAAATTCCGGCTGAACTAAGCAAGGTGTTAGAGGATAATCATGTCGATGCTTCATTTATTTATGAAGAAGATATTCCTGCCTTTGAAAAAGGCAAGATCGATTATATTGGCTTAAATCTTTATAATCGTCAGTATATAACCGATTATTCTGAGGGTGAAACAGAAATTTTCCACAATAATAAGGGAAAAGGATCAAAATCCAAAGAAGGCATTCGTATAAAGGATCTGTTTGAAACATCATTTGACCCTGATGTTAAACGCAATCTTTGGGGTAGAGAAGTCTATCCAAAATGTATGTACAATGCCTTAAAGGAAATCAAGGCAAAATATGGAGATATTTTGGTTTATATCACGGAAAACGGATGCGGTCAATATGAAACTCCCGATGATAATGGCTATGTGAAAGATACTGAAAGAATAGAAATATGCAGTGAATTTATCGACTACATGTTACAGGCGAAAGAAGAAGGCGTCAATGTACAAGGGTATTATATGTGGTCTTCCATGGATCTCTATAGTTGGATTAATGGCTATGAAAAGCGGTATGGAATTGTCAGAGTTGATTTTAAAAACAACAACAGACGAATTCCAAAGGAAAGCTACTACTGGTATAAAGCGCTTATCGCAGCCAAAAGGGGCATCTAA
- a CDS encoding N-acetylmuramoyl-L-alanine amidase family protein, translated as MKKYLKLLLTGISSLALVLSASAFTTQAEEQTSLPSSIRIYGTVTQVSENRLRMIRKDGASADQEIILNLSSESKILNAVSGDPEAVEQIQEGEFIYADISPVMTMSLPPMTNAFTVLCKIPADYQVPEYITVASMSINSDGKTGTLTSDTGKQYRITEQSNLFPYLTRNIVTVHDLTKGRNCLVWSTDNAISKIMVFPNSVTSDMQTGWVKKDGNWYFYDNNGLSYTGWLKDNGNWYYLDPESGIMRTGFITLEGKTYYLQKDGRMLTSAKTFIPDENGVLR; from the coding sequence ATGAAGAAATATTTAAAGTTACTGTTAACCGGTATTAGCTCCTTAGCATTAGTCCTGTCGGCGAGTGCTTTTACAACACAAGCAGAGGAACAGACTTCATTGCCAAGCTCCATACGTATTTACGGAACAGTTACCCAGGTATCCGAAAACAGACTCCGTATGATAAGGAAAGACGGTGCCAGTGCAGACCAGGAAATCATTTTGAACCTTTCCTCTGAGTCGAAAATTTTAAACGCCGTCAGCGGAGATCCTGAAGCAGTTGAACAAATACAGGAAGGAGAATTTATTTATGCTGACATTAGTCCGGTTATGACTATGAGTCTGCCGCCTATGACAAATGCCTTTACAGTGCTTTGTAAAATCCCGGCTGATTATCAGGTTCCGGAATACATAACGGTAGCGTCTATGTCTATAAACTCAGATGGGAAGACGGGCACCCTTACCTCTGATACAGGGAAACAATACAGGATAACAGAGCAAAGTAACCTGTTTCCATATTTAACCCGTAACATTGTTACAGTCCATGACCTGACAAAAGGACGTAATTGCCTTGTCTGGTCAACGGATAATGCGATTTCAAAAATCATGGTATTCCCAAATTCCGTCACATCGGATATGCAGACCGGCTGGGTAAAAAAGGACGGCAACTGGTATTTTTATGATAACAATGGCCTATCATATACAGGCTGGCTGAAAGATAATGGTAACTGGTATTACTTGGATCCTGAGAGTGGAATTATGAGAACAGGATTCATCACCCTGGAAGGCAAAACATACTATCTTCAAAAAGATGGCCGCATGCTTACATCAGCCAAGACATTTATTCCCGATGAAAACGGCGTATTAAGATAA
- a CDS encoding class I SAM-dependent methyltransferase produces MPVIKGLEWTFNTEAEKYEKMRPGYVPELYEDIFNYIAIDKTSNVLEVGIGGGQATLPILKTGCKITAVEYGENFTKLCRQKFKEFSTFSTVTAKFEYLVYDKNIYDLIYSASAFHWIPEEIGYTKVFDMLKSGGVFARFANHPYKDKGREEIHEALQKIYSIYMPGAVSANEYSENEAKKLADMAQKYGFVDISYKLYHRTRSFTASEYISLLGTYSDHIAIEEHTRKKFFSEIEETIHNFGGQIAIYDTIDLQLARKP; encoded by the coding sequence ATGCCAGTAATCAAAGGGTTGGAATGGACTTTTAACACTGAGGCCGAAAAATATGAAAAGATGCGCCCTGGTTATGTTCCAGAACTATACGAAGATATTTTTAATTATATTGCAATTGATAAAACCAGTAATGTTTTGGAGGTTGGAATCGGTGGAGGGCAAGCAACATTACCGATTCTAAAAACAGGCTGCAAGATAACCGCTGTGGAATATGGTGAAAATTTCACAAAATTATGTCGTCAGAAATTTAAGGAATTTTCGACTTTTTCAACCGTAACAGCAAAATTTGAATACCTTGTGTACGATAAAAATATTTATGATTTAATCTATTCTGCATCTGCATTTCACTGGATACCAGAAGAAATTGGGTATACAAAAGTTTTTGATATGCTAAAAAGCGGCGGTGTCTTTGCTCGTTTTGCAAATCATCCATACAAAGATAAAGGCAGAGAAGAAATTCATGAGGCACTTCAGAAGATATATTCTATATATATGCCTGGTGCTGTAAGTGCCAATGAATACAGTGAGAATGAAGCTAAAAAACTTGCGGATATGGCTCAGAAATACGGTTTTGTTGATATAAGTTATAAATTATATCATAGAACAAGATCCTTTACAGCAAGTGAATACATATCGCTACTCGGTACTTATTCCGACCACATTGCTATTGAAGAGCATACCAGAAAAAAGTTCTTTTCAGAAATTGAAGAAACGATTCATAATTTTGGCGGCCAAATCGCTATATATGATACTATCGATTTACAGCTTGCGAGGAAACCATAA